Proteins from a genomic interval of Candidatus Didemnitutus sp.:
- a CDS encoding helix-turn-helix domain-containing protein, which produces MQHYRQAVIRAADTIERHLREPISLDAIARRAGFSLWHFHRIFAEITGDSLGSYIRKRRLTAAADELRQSRRPILELALDFQFESHEAFTRAFRAAFDVTPSEFRRRGGLAWNRTRPRLTLRRLKRLPRQTTMEPTLIELPALNLLGLTARFIGPMSPDADNTDVVPKLYGRFCPQIASLQPQVDQYVYGAVRCPADGDRRHPDELEYLAAINVAPSRQAAPPFALWRIRAGTYACFTHRGPVAKLGETINYAFGSWLPRSKFIHSGGPNLDRQDERFGDGGAACEFDFLVPVRPK; this is translated from the coding sequence ATGCAGCACTACCGCCAAGCCGTCATTCGCGCCGCCGACACGATCGAGCGCCACTTGCGCGAACCGATCTCGCTCGACGCCATCGCGCGCCGCGCCGGTTTCTCGCTCTGGCATTTTCACCGCATCTTCGCGGAGATCACGGGCGACTCGCTCGGCTCCTACATCCGCAAGCGCCGCCTCACCGCCGCCGCCGATGAACTGCGCCAGTCGCGCCGCCCCATCCTCGAGCTCGCGCTCGATTTCCAATTCGAGTCGCACGAGGCCTTCACGCGCGCCTTCCGCGCCGCGTTCGACGTCACGCCGAGCGAATTCCGCCGCCGCGGCGGCCTCGCGTGGAACCGCACGCGACCGCGCCTCACGTTGCGCCGCCTCAAACGCCTTCCCCGTCAAACCACCATGGAACCCACCCTGATCGAACTGCCCGCGCTCAATCTCCTCGGCCTCACCGCGCGCTTCATCGGCCCGATGTCGCCCGATGCCGACAACACCGACGTCGTCCCGAAACTCTACGGCCGCTTCTGCCCGCAGATCGCCAGCCTCCAACCGCAGGTCGACCAATACGTCTACGGCGCCGTGCGCTGTCCCGCCGACGGTGACCGCCGTCATCCGGACGAGTTGGAATATCTCGCCGCGATCAACGTCGCCCCGTCGCGCCAAGCGGCCCCGCCGTTCGCGCTCTGGCGCATCCGCGCCGGCACCTACGCGTGTTTCACGCACCGCGGGCCCGTCGCGAAGCTCGGCGAGACGATCAACTACGCCTTCGGCTCGTGGCTGCCGCGCTCCAAGTTCATCCACAGCGGTGGACCGAATCTCGACCGGCAGGACGAGCGCTTCGGCGACGGCGGCGCGGCGTGCGAGTTCGATTTTCTCGTGCCGGTGCGGCCGAAGTGA